Proteins encoded by one window of Gouania willdenowi chromosome 4, fGouWil2.1, whole genome shotgun sequence:
- the LOC114461520 gene encoding gastrula zinc finger protein XlCGF26.1-like isoform X1: MDAWFSKVVTKRKREFNSYQSDPNMDQTEELLLSEQLLPERLHIKEEPETLSEGQEGNQLCRHQETNSAACPVKCEDEEEKPQASQLHWRQQTQINIKEEPSSCTLDEFMKRQSVGINSKGPEAARNPDHSSLVLQGPDGTETDSSHTEDSNTYDDDSWQNPLSESETAEFDSTRKKKKTSDFSKNKEEGRKAAKTQISSNKKVQKNRTSESLSSTSCVGGKKVTLKEDSNKTEHTGEKPFGCDYCSKCFKGKSALNLHLRVHTGEKPFGCKDCGKTFIQMSDLKTHMKVHTEEKPFECDVCNKCFRFKSNLNTHIRVHTGEKPFECEDCGKHFNLKNILERHMRVHTGEKPFRCDICSKCFKQQSHLKTHTRVHTGEKPFECDVCTKGFAQKTELINHTRVHTGEKPFECDVCSKCFKQMYELKSHKRVHTDEKPFLCDFCSKRFIRKTCLQSHMRIHTGEKPHRCDVCSKCFNQKGNLNKHLRLHTGEKAFKCDVCSKCFKQKGNLNKHMRIHTGEKPHRCDICSKCFCKKSNLNRHLRVHTGEKLFTCDVLRP; this comes from the exons atggaTGCTTGGTTCAGTAAAGTTGTAACTAAACGCAAACGTGAGTTTAACA GTTACCAATCTGATCCTAATATGGACCAAACAGAAGAACTTTTGTTGTCtgagcagctgctcccagagcgtctccacataaaggaggaaccagagacgctcagtgaaggtcaggaggGAAACCAGCTTTGTAGACAtcaggagacaaacagtgctgcttgtcctgttaaatgtgaagatgaagaggagaagcctcaggcctcccagctacactggagacaacaaacacaaatcaaCATTAAGGAGGAACCTTCAAGCTGCACTTTAGATGAATTCATGAAAAGACAAAGTGTGGGAATTAACAGCAAAGGACCAGAAGCAGCCAGGAACCCAGATCATAGCAGTTTAGTTCtacaaggtcctgatggaacgGAGACAGACTCGTCTCACACTGAAGATAGTAACACGTATGATGATGATAGTTGGCAGAATCCTCTGTCAGAGTCTGAAACCGCTGAGTTTGACTCCaccaggaaaaagaaaaagacgtCAGacttcagtaaaaataaagaagaaggaCGTAAAGCTGCAAAAACACAGATTAGTTCAAACAAGAAAGTTCAGAAAAACAGGACGTCTGAATCACTCAGTTCTACTTCCTGTGTGGGTGGGAAGAAAGTGACTCTCAAGGAAGATTCAAATAAGACAGaacacacaggagagaaaccgttTGGATGTGATtattgtagtaaatgttttaaaggaAAGTCAGCCCTAAATTTGCATCTGCgagtccacacaggagagaaaccattcggATGTAAAGATTGTGGTAAAACTTTCATCCAAATGTCTGACCTGAAGACCCACATGAAAGTCCACACAGAAGAGAAACCAtttgaatgtgatgtttgtaataaatgttttaggtTTAAGTCTAACCTAAACACCCACATTAgagtccacacaggagagaaaccctttgaatGTGAAGATTGTGGAAAACATTTTAACCTCAAAAATATACTGGAAAGGCACATGAGagttcacacaggagagaaacctttcagatgtgatatttgtagtaaatgttttaaacaaCAGTCCCACCTGAAGACCCACACCAgagtccacacaggagagaaaccttttgaatgtgatgtttgtactAAAGGTTTTGCTCAAAAGACTGAACTGATCAACCATACGAGAGtccacactggagagaaaccctttgaatgtgatgtttgtagtaaatgttttaaacaaatgtatgaaCTGAAAAGCCACAAGAGGGTCCACACAGATGAGAAACcctttttatgtgatttttgtaGTAAACGTTTTATCAGAAAGACATgcctgcagtcacacatgagaatccacacaggggAGAAACCTCAtagatgtgatgtttgtagtaaatgtttcaaCCAAAAGGGTAACCTGAACAAACACTTGAGactccacacaggagagaaagcctttaaatgtgatgtttgtagtaaatgttttaagcAAAAGGGAAACCTGAAcaaacacatgagaatccacacaggagagaaacctcaTAGATGTGatatttgtagtaaatgtttttgcaaGAAGTCTAACCTGAACAGACATTTGAgagtccacacaggagagaaactctTTACATGTGATGTGTTACGACCATAA
- the LOC114461520 gene encoding gastrula zinc finger protein XlCGF26.1-like isoform X3 yields the protein MDQTEELLLSEQLLPERLHIKEEPETLSEGQEGNQLCRHQETNSAACPVKCEDEEEKPQASQLHWRQQTQINIKEEPSSCTLDEFMKRQSVGINSKGPEAARNPDHSSLVLQGPDGTETDSSHTEDSNTYDDDSWQNPLSESETAEFDSTRKKKKTSDFSKNKEEGRKAAKTQISSNKKVQKNRTSESLSSTSCVGGKKVTLKEDSNKTEHTGEKPFGCDYCSKCFKGKSALNLHLRVHTGEKPFGCKDCGKTFIQMSDLKTHMKVHTEEKPFECDVCNKCFRFKSNLNTHIRVHTGEKPFECEDCGKHFNLKNILERHMRVHTGEKPFRCDICSKCFKQQSHLKTHTRVHTGEKPFECDVCTKGFAQKTELINHTRVHTGEKPFECDVCSKCFKQMYELKSHKRVHTDEKPFLCDFCSKRFIRKTCLQSHMRIHTGEKPHRCDVCSKCFNQKGNLNKHLRLHTGEKAFKCDVCSKCFKQKGNLNKHMRIHTGEKPHRCDICSKCFCKKSNLNRHLRVHTGEKLFTCDVLRP from the coding sequence ATGGACCAAACAGAAGAACTTTTGTTGTCtgagcagctgctcccagagcgtctccacataaaggaggaaccagagacgctcagtgaaggtcaggaggGAAACCAGCTTTGTAGACAtcaggagacaaacagtgctgcttgtcctgttaaatgtgaagatgaagaggagaagcctcaggcctcccagctacactggagacaacaaacacaaatcaaCATTAAGGAGGAACCTTCAAGCTGCACTTTAGATGAATTCATGAAAAGACAAAGTGTGGGAATTAACAGCAAAGGACCAGAAGCAGCCAGGAACCCAGATCATAGCAGTTTAGTTCtacaaggtcctgatggaacgGAGACAGACTCGTCTCACACTGAAGATAGTAACACGTATGATGATGATAGTTGGCAGAATCCTCTGTCAGAGTCTGAAACCGCTGAGTTTGACTCCaccaggaaaaagaaaaagacgtCAGacttcagtaaaaataaagaagaaggaCGTAAAGCTGCAAAAACACAGATTAGTTCAAACAAGAAAGTTCAGAAAAACAGGACGTCTGAATCACTCAGTTCTACTTCCTGTGTGGGTGGGAAGAAAGTGACTCTCAAGGAAGATTCAAATAAGACAGaacacacaggagagaaaccgttTGGATGTGATtattgtagtaaatgttttaaaggaAAGTCAGCCCTAAATTTGCATCTGCgagtccacacaggagagaaaccattcggATGTAAAGATTGTGGTAAAACTTTCATCCAAATGTCTGACCTGAAGACCCACATGAAAGTCCACACAGAAGAGAAACCAtttgaatgtgatgtttgtaataaatgttttaggtTTAAGTCTAACCTAAACACCCACATTAgagtccacacaggagagaaaccctttgaatGTGAAGATTGTGGAAAACATTTTAACCTCAAAAATATACTGGAAAGGCACATGAGagttcacacaggagagaaacctttcagatgtgatatttgtagtaaatgttttaaacaaCAGTCCCACCTGAAGACCCACACCAgagtccacacaggagagaaaccttttgaatgtgatgtttgtactAAAGGTTTTGCTCAAAAGACTGAACTGATCAACCATACGAGAGtccacactggagagaaaccctttgaatgtgatgtttgtagtaaatgttttaaacaaatgtatgaaCTGAAAAGCCACAAGAGGGTCCACACAGATGAGAAACcctttttatgtgatttttgtaGTAAACGTTTTATCAGAAAGACATgcctgcagtcacacatgagaatccacacaggggAGAAACCTCAtagatgtgatgtttgtagtaaatgtttcaaCCAAAAGGGTAACCTGAACAAACACTTGAGactccacacaggagagaaagcctttaaatgtgatgtttgtagtaaatgttttaagcAAAAGGGAAACCTGAAcaaacacatgagaatccacacaggagagaaacctcaTAGATGTGatatttgtagtaaatgtttttgcaaGAAGTCTAACCTGAACAGACATTTGAgagtccacacaggagagaaactctTTACATGTGATGTGTTACGACCATAA
- the LOC114461517 gene encoding zinc finger protein 271-like, whose translation MEIQTIKDDCSPQKNIVFKRLQYWSHQRTAGTSVDTFITELRHKSKECEFGMSENDMLRDKLVFSITDCHLKERLLQERGLTLHRAIEICRATEQEKTPLQAMKTEHGMQQVPVDGEMKMILPDKSLHHNTSKHLGYQSVPNMDQSVKLVLAAFMPKVHLHRLQLQQPSVTDCVFSERKNVEQLLPERLHIKEEPETLSEGQEGNQLCRHQETNSAACPVKCEDEEEKPQASQLHWRQQTQINIKEEPSSCTLDKFMKRQSVGINSKGPEAARNPDHSSLVLQGPDGTETDSSHTEDRNMYDDDDGGGDDGGGDSWQKPLSVSEAETRVLAHEGEKQYRCDVCNKCFQQRSSLNCHMRVHTGERPFACDVCSKCFRQKAALKVHNRVHTGEKPYRCDFCVKCFSQKADMMIHRRIHTGEKPFKCDACRKCFSQKSSLQFHMKVHTGEKQFKCGVCSKYFKLKETLKIHMGVHTEERQFKCHVCSKCFKRKAILDVHMRVHTGEKPFSCNVCSKCFCSKTALNWHMKVHTEEKPFSCDVCSKRFKKKCALKVHKSVHTGEKPYRCDFCNKCFKQKSDMKIHSRIHTGEKPFQCDFCSKCFKRQSELNSHMKVHTGEKPYRCDVCSKRFRQTSDLTRHIRIHRKYTLFTQC comes from the exons ATGGAGATTCAAACCATTAAAGATGACTGCAGTCCACAGAAAAATATAGTGTTTAAACGACTTCAATATTGGTCCCATCAGAGGACAGCAGGGACATCAGTAGACACATTCATAACAGAGCTGCGACACAAAAGCAAAGAGTGTGAGTTTGGAATGAGTGAGAATGACATGCTCAGAGATAAGCTTGTGTTTAGCATCACAGACTGTCACCTAAAAGAGAGACTGTTACAGGAAAGAGGTCTAACGTTACACAGAGCTATAGAAATATGCAGAGCAACAGAGCAAGAAAAGACTCCGTTACAAGCCATGAAGACTGAACATGGAATGCAACAAGTTCCAGTGGAtggtgaaatgaaaatgatcctTCCTGACAAGAGTCTCCACCATAACACCAGTAAACACTTAG GTTACCAATCTGTTCCAAATATGGATCAAAGTGTAAAACTTGTGCTGGCTGCCTTCATGCCCAAAGTTCATCTGCACAGATTACAGCTCCAGCAGCCGTCAGTcactgattgtgttttcagtgagaggaagaatgtggagcagctgctcccagagcgtctccacataaaggaggaaccagagacgctcagtgaaggtcaggaggGAAACCAGCTTTGTAGACAtcaggagacaaacagtgctgcttgtcctgttaaatgtgaagatgaagaggagaagcctcaggcctcccagctacactggagacaacaaacacaaatcaaCATTAAGGAGGAACCTTCAAGCTGCACTTTAGATAAATTCATGAAAAGACAAAGTGTGGGAATTAACAGCAAAGGACCAGAAGCAGCCAGGAACCCAGATCATAGCAGTTTAGTTCtacaaggtcctgatggaacgGAGACAGACTCGTCTCACACTGAAGATAGAAACatgtatgatgatgatgatggtggtggtgatgatggtggtggtgatagTTGGCAGAAACCTCTGTCAGTGTCTGAAGCTGAAACCAGAGTGTTGGCGCACGAAGGAGAGAAACAATAcagatgtgatgtttgtaataaatgttttcagcAAAGATCTTCTCTAAATTGTCACATGAgagtccacacaggagagagacCATTTGCATGTGATGTTTGCAGTAAATGTTTCCGGCAAAAGGCTGCGCTGAAGGTCCACAATAgagtccacacaggagagaaaccttaTAGATGTGATTTTTGTGTTAAATGTTTTAGTCAGAAGGCTGACATGATGATCCACaggagaatccacacaggagagaaaccctttaaATGTGATGCATGTCGGAAATGTTTTAGCCAAAAATCTTCTCTGCAGTTTCACATGAaagtccacacaggagagaaacaatTTAAGTGTGGTGTATgtagtaaatattttaaattaaaagagACCCTAAAAATCCACATGGGGGTTCACACAGAGGAGAGACAGTTTAAATGccatgtttgtagtaaatgttttaaacgGAAAGCAATCCTGGATGTGCACATGAgagtccacacaggagagaaaccctttagctgcaatgtttgtagtaaatgtttttgctCTAAAACGGCTCTGAATTGGCACATGAAAGTCCACACAGAGGAGAAACCATTTagctgtgatgtttgtagtaaacgTTTCAAGAAAAAGTGTGCCCTGAAGGTCCACAAGAGtgtccacacaggagagaaaccttaTAGATGTgatttttgtaataaatgttttaaacaaaagtCTGACATGAAGATCCACAgtagaatccacacaggagagaaaccctttcaatgtgatttttgtagtaaatgttttaagcGACAATCTGAATTGAATTCGCACATGAAagtccacacaggagaaaaaccctatagatgtgatgtttgtagtaaacgTTTCAGACAAACATCTGACCTGACCAGGCACATCAGAATTCACAGAAAATATACCTTGTTTACTCAGTGTTGA
- the LOC114461512 gene encoding zinc finger protein 708-like, with amino-acid sequence MELQTFKDDCSPQKNIVFKRLQYWSHQRTAGTSVDTFITELRHKSKECEFGMSENDMLRDKLVFSITDCHLKERLLQERGLTLHRAIEICRATEQEKTQLQAMKTEHGMQQVPVDGEMKMILPDKSLHHNTSKHLGYQSVPNMDQSVKLVLAAFMPKVHLHRLQLQQPSVTDCVFSERKNVEQLLPERLHIKEEPETLSEGQEGNQLCRHQETNSAACPVKCEDEEEKPQASQLHWRQQTQINIKEEPSSCTLDKFMKRQSVGINSKGPEAARNPDHSSLVLQGPDGTETDSSHTEDRNTYDDDDDDDDDDSWQKPLSECETNNFDSTRKNAKIRRKATKTQICSNKKIQKKIRSELVKSSTTCGRGKKTKLSEDSKEAGQTGDTPFRCDVCHKCFTRKFTLNQHLRIHTGEKPFRCDVCSKCFKHKFTLSQHLRIHTGEKPYSCDVCSACFTHKSSLKKHMMLHTGEKPYSCDVCSAAFTQKCQLNKHTETHTVEKPFKCSICRKRFIHISQLNLHMKVHKEQKPFECDVCSKLFKHKFTLLIHKRLHKGQKEKPFSCDVCGKCFPYKTSLNLHMRVHTGDKPYSCEVCSKGFGNKAYLKLHMRVHTGDKPYRCSVCNACFSFKGYLNLHMNLHTDKKPYRCDVCSKCFKLRNSLNTHMAVHTDKTPHRCDVCSKCFKLRSSLKRHRNVHTDKTPYRCDVCSKCLKSRNSLTRHMTVHTDETPYRCDVCSKSFRLRNFLKTHMAVHREDRPFQCEVCKKCFKRKIILNVHKKTHTGEKPFSCAFCGKNFVKKYNMMIHERMHTGEKPCRCDVCNECFRLPSELNKHKEIHGK; translated from the exons ATGGAGCTTCAAACCTTTAAAGATGACTGCAGTCCACAGAAAAATATAGTGTTTAAACGACTTCAATATTGGTCCCATCAGAGGACAGCAGGGACATCAGTAGACACATTCATAACAGAGCTGCGACACAAAAGCAAAGAGTGTGAGTTTGGAATGAGTGAGAATGACATGCTCAGAGATAAGCTTGTGTTTAGCATCACAGACTGTCACCTAAAAGAGAGACTGTTACAGGAAAGAGGTCTAACGTTACACAGAGCTATAGAAATATGCAGAGCAACAGAGCAAGAAAAGACTCAGTTACAAGCCATGAAGACTGAACATGGAATGCAACAAGTTCCAGTGGAtggtgaaatgaaaatgatcctTCCTGACAAGAGTCTCCACCATAACACCAGTAAACACTTAG GTTACCAATCTGTTCCAAATATGGATCAAAGTGTAAAACTTGTGCTGGCTGCCTTCATGCCCAAAGTTCATCTGCACAGATTACAGCTCCAGCAGCCGTCAGTcactgattgtgttttcagtgagaggaagaatgtggagcagctgctcccagagcgtctccacataaaggaggaaccagagacgctcagtgaaggtcaggaggGAAACCAGCTTTGTAGACAtcaggagacaaacagtgctgcttgtcctgttaaatgtgaagatgaagaggagaagcctcaggcctcccagctacactggagacaacaaacacaaatcaaCATTAAGGAGGAACCTTCAAGCTGCACTTTAGATAAATTCATGAAAAGACAAAGTGTGGGAATTAACAGCAAAGGACCAGAAGCAGCCAGGAACCCAGATCATAGCAGTTTAGTTCtacaaggtcctgatggaacgGAGACAGACTCGTCTCACACTGAAGATAGAAACAcgtatgatgatgatgatgatgatgatgatgatgatagttGGCAGAAACCTCTGTCAGAGTGTGAAACCAATAACTTTGACTCCACCAggaaaaatgctaaaataagacgtaaagctacaaaaacacagatttgttcaaacaagaaaattcagaaaaaaattagATCTGAACTCGTTAAGAGTTCCACTACATGTGGGCGTGGGAAGAAAACGAAACTCAGTGAAGATTCAAAAGAGGCGGGACAAACAGGAGATACACCATTCAGATGTGATGTTTGTCATAAATGTTTCACACGTAAGTTTACTCTAAACCAACACTtaagaattcacacaggagagaaaccattcagaTGTGATGTttgcagtaaatgttttaaacatAAGTTTACTCTAAGCCAACACttgagaattcacacaggagagaaaccctataGTTGTGATGTATGTAGTGCATGTTTTACACACAAGAGTAGTCTGAAGAAACACATGATgctccacacaggagagaaaccttaTAGTTGTGATGTCTGTAGTGCAGCTTTTACACAGAAGTGTCAActgaacaaacacacagaaacccACACAGTAGAGAAACCCTTTAAATGTAGCATTTGTAGGAAACGTTTCATTCACATTTCTCAATTGAATTTGCACATGAAAGttcacaaagaacaaaaacCATTTGAATGTGATGTTTGCTCTAAACTTTTCAAACACAAGTTTACCCTCTTGATCCATAAGAGACTCCACaaaggacaaaaagaaaaaccatttagctgtgatgtttgtggtaaaTGTTTTCCTTACAAGACATCCTTAAATTTGCACATGAGAGTTCACACAGGAGATAAACCTTATAGCTGTGAAGTTTGTAGTAAAGGTTTTGGTAATAAGGCTTACTTAAAGTTGCACATGAGAGTCCACACAGGAGATAAACCATATAGATGTAGTGTTTGTAATGCATGTTTTAGCTTTAAGGGTTATCTGAATTTGCATATGAACCTTCACACAGACAAGAAACCTTATCGATGTGATGTTTGTTCTAAATGCTTTAAATTAAGAAATTCCCTGAACACGCACATGGCTGTTCACACAGACAAGACACCACATAGATGTGATGTTTGCTCTAAATGCTTTAAACTTAGGAGTTCCCTGAAAAGGCACCGGAATGTTCACACGGACAAGACACCCTATAGATGTGATGTTTGTtctaaatgtcttaaatcaagaAATTCCCTGACAAGACACATGACTGTCCACACAGACGAGACACCCTATCGATGTGATGTTTGCTCTAAAAGTTTTAGGCTCAGGAATTTCCTGAAAACACACATGGCGGTTCACAGAGAAGATAGACCATTTCAATGTGAGGTttgcaaaaaatgttttaaacgtAAAATAATCCTAAATGTTCacaagaaaacccacacaggagagaagcCCTTTAGCTGTGCTTTTTGTGGtaaaaattttgtgaaaaagtaCAACATGATGATCCATGAGAGAAtgcacacaggagagaaaccatgtCGATGTGATGTTTGTAATGAATGTTTTAGACTACCATCTGAGTTGAATAAGCACAAAGAAATTCACGGAAAATAG
- the LOC114461520 gene encoding gastrula zinc finger protein XlCGF26.1-like isoform X2 encodes MDAWFSKVVTKRKRYQSDPNMDQTEELLLSEQLLPERLHIKEEPETLSEGQEGNQLCRHQETNSAACPVKCEDEEEKPQASQLHWRQQTQINIKEEPSSCTLDEFMKRQSVGINSKGPEAARNPDHSSLVLQGPDGTETDSSHTEDSNTYDDDSWQNPLSESETAEFDSTRKKKKTSDFSKNKEEGRKAAKTQISSNKKVQKNRTSESLSSTSCVGGKKVTLKEDSNKTEHTGEKPFGCDYCSKCFKGKSALNLHLRVHTGEKPFGCKDCGKTFIQMSDLKTHMKVHTEEKPFECDVCNKCFRFKSNLNTHIRVHTGEKPFECEDCGKHFNLKNILERHMRVHTGEKPFRCDICSKCFKQQSHLKTHTRVHTGEKPFECDVCTKGFAQKTELINHTRVHTGEKPFECDVCSKCFKQMYELKSHKRVHTDEKPFLCDFCSKRFIRKTCLQSHMRIHTGEKPHRCDVCSKCFNQKGNLNKHLRLHTGEKAFKCDVCSKCFKQKGNLNKHMRIHTGEKPHRCDICSKCFCKKSNLNRHLRVHTGEKLFTCDVLRP; translated from the exons atggaTGCTTGGTTCAGTAAAGTTGTAACTAAACGCAAAC GTTACCAATCTGATCCTAATATGGACCAAACAGAAGAACTTTTGTTGTCtgagcagctgctcccagagcgtctccacataaaggaggaaccagagacgctcagtgaaggtcaggaggGAAACCAGCTTTGTAGACAtcaggagacaaacagtgctgcttgtcctgttaaatgtgaagatgaagaggagaagcctcaggcctcccagctacactggagacaacaaacacaaatcaaCATTAAGGAGGAACCTTCAAGCTGCACTTTAGATGAATTCATGAAAAGACAAAGTGTGGGAATTAACAGCAAAGGACCAGAAGCAGCCAGGAACCCAGATCATAGCAGTTTAGTTCtacaaggtcctgatggaacgGAGACAGACTCGTCTCACACTGAAGATAGTAACACGTATGATGATGATAGTTGGCAGAATCCTCTGTCAGAGTCTGAAACCGCTGAGTTTGACTCCaccaggaaaaagaaaaagacgtCAGacttcagtaaaaataaagaagaaggaCGTAAAGCTGCAAAAACACAGATTAGTTCAAACAAGAAAGTTCAGAAAAACAGGACGTCTGAATCACTCAGTTCTACTTCCTGTGTGGGTGGGAAGAAAGTGACTCTCAAGGAAGATTCAAATAAGACAGaacacacaggagagaaaccgttTGGATGTGATtattgtagtaaatgttttaaaggaAAGTCAGCCCTAAATTTGCATCTGCgagtccacacaggagagaaaccattcggATGTAAAGATTGTGGTAAAACTTTCATCCAAATGTCTGACCTGAAGACCCACATGAAAGTCCACACAGAAGAGAAACCAtttgaatgtgatgtttgtaataaatgttttaggtTTAAGTCTAACCTAAACACCCACATTAgagtccacacaggagagaaaccctttgaatGTGAAGATTGTGGAAAACATTTTAACCTCAAAAATATACTGGAAAGGCACATGAGagttcacacaggagagaaacctttcagatgtgatatttgtagtaaatgttttaaacaaCAGTCCCACCTGAAGACCCACACCAgagtccacacaggagagaaaccttttgaatgtgatgtttgtactAAAGGTTTTGCTCAAAAGACTGAACTGATCAACCATACGAGAGtccacactggagagaaaccctttgaatgtgatgtttgtagtaaatgttttaaacaaatgtatgaaCTGAAAAGCCACAAGAGGGTCCACACAGATGAGAAACcctttttatgtgatttttgtaGTAAACGTTTTATCAGAAAGACATgcctgcagtcacacatgagaatccacacaggggAGAAACCTCAtagatgtgatgtttgtagtaaatgtttcaaCCAAAAGGGTAACCTGAACAAACACTTGAGactccacacaggagagaaagcctttaaatgtgatgtttgtagtaaatgttttaagcAAAAGGGAAACCTGAAcaaacacatgagaatccacacaggagagaaacctcaTAGATGTGatatttgtagtaaatgtttttgcaaGAAGTCTAACCTGAACAGACATTTGAgagtccacacaggagagaaactctTTACATGTGATGTGTTACGACCATAA
- the LOC114461530 gene encoding zinc finger protein 271-like yields MDQTEELLLSEQLLPERLHIKEEPETLSEGQEGNQLCRHQETNSAACPVKCEDEEEKPQASQLHWRQQTQINIKEEPSSCTLDEFMKRQSVGINSKGPEAARNPDHSSLVLQGPDGMETDSSHTEDSNTYDDDSWQNPLSESETNEFDSTRKKRKMSDFSKNAEIGRKAAKTQISSFKQICSNQNVQVKNPSESISTVCVGEKKVRLNEDSNEARQTTEKPFRCDLCSTCFTRKCNLYKHKRVHTGEKPHECDVCTKAFSQRFDLIRHMRVHTGEKPFKCDVCGKCFHKKSILQPHMRIHTGEKPFKCDFCGKCFNQSSTLQPHMRIHTGEKPFKCDVCGKCFIQKSSLHSHMRIHTG; encoded by the coding sequence ATGGACCAAACAGAAGAACTTTTGTTGTCtgagcagctgctcccagagcgtctccacataaaggaggaaccagagacgctcagtgaaggtcaggaggGAAACCAGCTTTGTAGACAtcaggagacaaacagtgctgcttgtcctgttaaatgtgaagatgaagaggagaagcctcaggcctcccagctacactggagacaacaaacacaaatcaaCATTAAGGAGGAACCTTCAAGCTGCACTTTAGATGAATTCATGAAAAGACAAAGTGTGGGAATTAACAGCAAAGGACCAGAAGCAGCCAGGAACCCAGATCATAGCAGTTTAGTTCtacaaggtcctgatggaaTGGAGACAGACTCGTCTCACACTGAAGATAGTAACACGTATGATGATGATAGTTGGCAGAATCCTCTGTCAGAGTCTGAAACCAATGAGTTTGACTCCAccaggaaaaagagaaagatgtcaGACTTCAGTAAAAATGCTGAAATTGGACGTAAAGCTGCAAAAACACAGATTAGTTCATTTAAACAGATTTGCTCAAACCAGAACGTTCAGGTAAAAAATCCATCTGAATCAATTTCAACTGTTTGTGTGGGCGAGAAGAAAGTGAGACTGAATGAAGATTCAAATGAGGCGAGACAAACAACAGAGAAACCGTTTAGATGTGATTTATGTAGTACATGTTTTACACGAAAGTGTAATCTGTACAAACACAAGAgagtccacacaggagagaaaccacatGAATGTGATGTGTGCACCAAAGCTTTTTCTCAAAGGTTCGATTTGATCAGGCACATGAgagtccacacaggagagaaaccttttaaatgtgatgtttgtgggaAATGTTTTCACAAAAAGTCAATCCTGCAGCcccacatgagaatccacacaggagagaaaccttttaaatgtgatttttgtggcaaatgttttaatcaaagttCTACCCTGCAGCCCCACATGAGAATCCATACTGGagaaaaaccttttaaatgtgatgtttgtggtaaatgttttaTCCAAAAGTCCTCCCTGCactcacacatgagaatccacacaggataG